A genomic segment from Alteribacillus bidgolensis encodes:
- a CDS encoding aminotransferase: MVQQKIEENRLTQQDHDHLWHAMHKYNPDAPPMIAAHGEGSWFTDMEGNKYMDGVSGLWCLNLGHGQTEITETAKNQMDRLAYFPLTFSHQPAIELSAKLSELLGGGYRTFFSNGGSDANETAFKITRQYHKQTGNPDKYKFISRYRAYHGTTMGAMSATAQAQRRVKYDPGVPGFLHVPPPYAYRSTFNNPEQDDEMAASLLEQVIIWEGAETVAGFIMEPYISGGGVIKPQSDRYLKRVREICDKYNVLLIIDEVVSGFGRTGQMFGYMHAKGVQPDIITTAKGLTSGYLPLGATSIKNEIYETFKENDGNNHFRHVSTYGGHPAACAVALKNIEIIERENIVERVASLDEKILSQLKELESHPYVGEVRDIGFLYGLELVADKTTKEPVSDAYIGSILGACKKKGLILGKNGDTVPQLGNVLIIAPPLTSTEEDLQFLVQTLTEALNAAR; the protein is encoded by the coding sequence ATGGTTCAACAAAAAATAGAAGAAAATAGACTTACCCAGCAAGACCACGACCATCTTTGGCACGCCATGCACAAATACAACCCAGATGCTCCCCCCATGATCGCAGCACACGGTGAAGGTTCTTGGTTTACAGATATGGAAGGAAACAAATATATGGACGGTGTATCTGGTTTATGGTGCTTAAACCTTGGCCACGGCCAAACGGAAATTACAGAAACTGCCAAAAATCAAATGGACAGATTGGCTTATTTTCCGCTAACCTTCAGCCATCAACCGGCGATTGAACTTTCCGCTAAATTAAGTGAACTGCTTGGCGGAGGGTATCGTACTTTCTTTTCCAATGGAGGATCCGATGCGAACGAAACGGCTTTTAAAATAACGAGACAATACCATAAACAAACCGGAAATCCAGATAAATACAAGTTTATTTCCAGATATCGTGCTTATCATGGAACAACGATGGGGGCCATGAGTGCGACTGCCCAAGCCCAGCGCCGCGTCAAGTACGATCCAGGGGTCCCAGGATTTCTGCATGTTCCGCCTCCTTACGCTTATCGAAGTACGTTTAATAACCCAGAACAAGATGATGAAATGGCTGCCAGCCTGCTTGAACAAGTGATCATTTGGGAAGGAGCAGAAACCGTTGCTGGTTTTATTATGGAACCATATATATCAGGCGGCGGGGTCATTAAACCGCAATCTGACCGTTATTTAAAACGTGTTCGTGAAATTTGTGATAAATATAATGTCCTCCTTATTATCGATGAAGTGGTTTCAGGGTTTGGACGCACGGGCCAAATGTTTGGGTATATGCATGCCAAAGGAGTACAGCCGGATATCATCACAACAGCAAAAGGCTTAACAAGCGGCTATCTTCCCTTAGGTGCTACGTCTATTAAAAATGAGATCTATGAAACGTTTAAAGAAAACGACGGAAACAACCATTTCCGTCACGTTTCCACATACGGCGGTCATCCAGCAGCATGTGCCGTTGCTTTAAAGAATATCGAAATTATTGAGCGAGAAAATATAGTAGAACGAGTAGCCTCTCTTGATGAAAAAATTCTAAGTCAGTTAAAAGAGTTAGAATCTCACCCCTATGTTGGTGAAGTACGAGACATCGGTTTTCTATATGGTTTGGAATTAGTTGCAGACAAAACGACAAAAGAACCAGTAAGCGACGCATATATCGGCAGTATACTTGGGGCTTGTAAAAAGAAAGGACTAATTCTCGGGAAAAATGGAGATACCGTCCCTCAACTTGGCAATGTTCTCATCATTGCCCCGCCATTAACCTCTACAGAAGAAGATTTGCAATTTTTGGTTCAAACGTTAACAGAAGCATTAAATGCTGCTAGATGA
- a CDS encoding M20 family metallo-hydrolase produces the protein MPINSRRLKHIFSDLSYIGEESDGSITRLALTDEDKSARDRFIQLLCEHDLSVRVDDFGNIYGRLEGKNPSSPPIVIGSHLDTVRHGGLYDGTVGVTAGLEILIALKEEQWKPDIPIEVVSFTNEEGARFPHPMLGSSALVNAAPEKTIREMKDSEGFTFQQELERIGYDGERNARLNRVHMYCEIHIEQGPLLEKSNKPIGIIKGIQGLSWHKVIFKGRSDHAASTPYHDRQDPMRATVHTMEKLYEKAEQQLTTGTFTIGKVEVQPNISNVIAKEVTTFLDIRNQDKKALQKDVDTIRSVIHDCNTSENVEIQDLAFQHPVTFSSRLLEELENICGQSGIETETMFSGAGHDAIYMPRLGETIMMFVPSKDGISHSKEEYSDWKDIYQSAEILYELVKKESSLSKSSTFMKEANK, from the coding sequence ATGCCGATTAACTCTAGACGTTTGAAGCATATTTTTTCAGATCTTTCTTATATCGGAGAAGAAAGTGACGGCAGTATTACTCGTTTAGCTCTTACGGACGAAGATAAAAGCGCGAGGGACCGGTTTATTCAACTACTGTGTGAGCATGACCTCAGCGTGCGCGTAGATGACTTCGGAAATATTTATGGACGGCTGGAAGGAAAAAACCCTTCCTCCCCTCCTATTGTCATTGGTTCCCACCTCGACACCGTCCGCCATGGTGGATTATATGATGGTACGGTTGGGGTGACTGCTGGATTAGAAATTCTAATTGCTTTAAAAGAAGAACAATGGAAACCTGATATTCCAATTGAAGTCGTTTCTTTTACGAACGAAGAAGGCGCTCGTTTCCCTCATCCGATGCTTGGAAGCAGCGCTTTAGTAAATGCCGCTCCTGAGAAAACAATAAGGGAAATGAAAGATAGTGAAGGATTCACTTTTCAACAGGAACTGGAACGAATTGGTTACGACGGTGAAAGAAACGCCAGGTTAAATCGTGTACACATGTATTGTGAAATTCATATTGAGCAAGGGCCCTTATTAGAAAAATCGAACAAGCCCATTGGGATAATAAAAGGGATTCAAGGACTTTCCTGGCACAAGGTCATTTTCAAAGGAAGAAGTGACCATGCAGCATCTACTCCCTATCATGATAGACAAGATCCTATGCGTGCAACCGTTCATACTATGGAGAAATTATACGAAAAAGCAGAACAACAACTTACCACCGGCACATTTACCATAGGCAAAGTAGAGGTACAACCTAACATTTCAAATGTAATAGCTAAAGAAGTGACGACTTTTTTAGATATTCGAAATCAAGACAAAAAAGCTTTACAAAAAGATGTTGATACTATTCGATCTGTTATCCATGACTGTAACACGTCAGAAAATGTTGAAATTCAAGATTTAGCCTTTCAACACCCCGTAACATTTTCTTCCAGGCTCCTTGAAGAACTGGAGAATATATGTGGACAATCCGGAATAGAGACAGAAACAATGTTCAGCGGTGCCGGACATGATGCGATCTATATGCCAAGATTAGGTGAAACGATTATGATGTTTGTACCAAGCAAAGACGGAATTAGCCATTCAAAGGAAGAGTACAGCGACTGGAAAGACATTTACCAAAGTGCAGAAATACTGTATGAGTTAGTAAAAAAAGAAAGTTCACTGAGTAAAAGCAGTACTTTTATGAAGGAGGCTAATAAATGA